One Halioglobus japonicus DNA segment encodes these proteins:
- a CDS encoding nuclear transport factor 2 family protein, whose translation MTETLRIWHDMLANKDPSRLEEVIADDCVFVSPVLHTPQEGGELTRMYLTGAFHILNVGGDFHYVKEVVSGDHAVLEFVTKVDGLDVNGVDILTFDAQGKISEFKVMLRPLKAVVAVQQKMAEMLEQLSA comes from the coding sequence ATGACCGAAACACTGCGCATTTGGCACGACATGCTGGCCAACAAGGACCCTTCACGCCTGGAGGAGGTGATTGCCGATGACTGCGTGTTTGTTTCGCCGGTACTGCACACCCCTCAGGAAGGGGGCGAGTTGACCCGGATGTACCTCACCGGCGCCTTCCACATTCTCAATGTGGGTGGCGACTTTCATTACGTCAAGGAAGTGGTTAGCGGCGACCACGCGGTGCTGGAATTTGTCACTAAGGTGGATGGCCTGGACGTGAATGGCGTGGATATCCTGACGTTTGATGCGCAGGGCAAGATCTCCGAGTTCAAGGTCATGCTGCGCCCGCTCAAAGCCGTAGTTGCGGTTCAGCAGAAAATGGCCGAGATGTTGGAGCAGTTATCTGCCTGA
- a CDS encoding DUF1295 domain-containing protein, whose product MRGILIVYILGLGVAWAGSQGSAEFAGLPVFALCALLAFVIQWVAFVPAYLKQTEKFYDLIGSTTYITCVLLALVLAGAYDTRSLILAGCVLIWAGRLGSFLFARIHQDGADDRFDKIKPNPLRFFFTWSLQGLWVLITAGAALAAISAGNASPVGAIEILGALLWLAGFAIEVVADRQKRAFRSRAGAGQFITEGLWARSRHPNYFGEILLWFGVALIAAPALHGWALVALISPVFVYLLLSRVSGVPLLEKKAEAKWGGQEDYEAYKARTPVLMLKLW is encoded by the coding sequence ATGCGCGGTATCTTGATCGTTTATATTCTTGGTTTGGGGGTGGCCTGGGCGGGTAGCCAGGGGTCGGCCGAGTTTGCCGGGCTGCCGGTATTCGCACTGTGTGCGCTGCTGGCATTTGTCATCCAGTGGGTGGCCTTCGTGCCGGCCTACCTGAAGCAGACAGAAAAGTTTTACGACCTGATTGGCAGCACCACCTACATCACCTGCGTGCTGTTAGCACTGGTACTGGCCGGTGCCTATGACACGCGATCGCTGATTCTGGCGGGTTGTGTTCTTATCTGGGCTGGTCGATTGGGAAGCTTCCTGTTTGCCCGCATTCACCAGGATGGTGCCGACGATCGCTTTGACAAGATCAAACCCAATCCGCTGCGTTTCTTCTTTACCTGGAGCTTGCAGGGCCTGTGGGTGCTGATTACTGCGGGTGCCGCACTGGCGGCAATCAGCGCGGGTAACGCATCCCCCGTGGGTGCAATTGAAATTCTCGGCGCTTTGCTGTGGTTAGCGGGTTTTGCGATAGAAGTGGTTGCCGACCGCCAGAAGCGCGCGTTCCGCAGTCGGGCTGGCGCTGGCCAGTTTATTACCGAGGGATTGTGGGCGCGTTCCCGGCACCCCAATTACTTCGGTGAGATTCTGCTGTGGTTTGGTGTGGCGCTGATTGCTGCGCCTGCGCTGCATGGTTGGGCGTTGGTTGCCCTGATATCACCGGTGTTTGTCTACCTGTTGCTCTCGAGAGTCAGCGGTGTGCCGCTACTGGAAAAGAAGGCAGAAGCCAAGTGGGGTGGGCAGGAGGATTACGAAGCCTATAAGGCGCGCACGCCGGTGTTGATGTTGAAGCTCTGGTAG
- a CDS encoding YbaY family lipoprotein, which yields MLNKHVAVAGKPLAALVAALALGLTACGGDEQAAAPAAPAVVESEPVQEVAQVATIEGEVFYRERIMLPPGSEVEVQLEDISRADAMATVMASVLLKPQGGPPYPFSIEYKPSEIDERMRYALRVRITDPNGQLRFTNTEYIDPFSGNPVKVMVQSVARAEPQAPLATGGAAASDQDVEEGTIVWYLETLGGESAPAGAGGKRVDLHMNQGKSTAAGFAGCNRYTGGFSSDGRSTHGTPLSFGNMATTMMACPDGGQLEQSYLQTLGKVDAYRMDGDKLALLSGGDIVATFSQQ from the coding sequence ATGTTGAACAAGCACGTCGCCGTTGCCGGCAAACCCCTTGCTGCCCTTGTGGCAGCCCTGGCCCTTGGTCTCACCGCCTGCGGTGGGGACGAGCAGGCCGCAGCGCCTGCTGCCCCGGCGGTTGTGGAGTCCGAACCGGTACAGGAGGTTGCGCAAGTGGCTACGATCGAAGGTGAGGTTTTTTACCGGGAGCGGATCATGTTGCCCCCCGGCAGCGAGGTCGAGGTACAGCTGGAAGATATTTCCCGTGCTGACGCCATGGCCACAGTGATGGCCAGCGTGCTTCTGAAGCCCCAGGGTGGGCCGCCATACCCCTTCAGTATCGAATACAAGCCCAGTGAGATCGATGAACGGATGCGCTATGCACTGCGTGTTCGCATCACCGATCCCAATGGACAGTTGCGCTTTACCAATACCGAATATATCGATCCCTTTAGCGGCAACCCTGTAAAAGTGATGGTGCAGAGCGTCGCCAGGGCTGAGCCCCAGGCGCCGTTAGCCACCGGCGGCGCAGCAGCCTCGGATCAGGACGTGGAAGAGGGCACCATCGTGTGGTACCTGGAAACTCTGGGTGGGGAGTCAGCCCCCGCGGGAGCCGGTGGCAAACGGGTGGACCTGCACATGAACCAGGGCAAGAGCACCGCGGCCGGTTTTGCCGGCTGCAATCGCTACACCGGTGGATTCAGCTCCGATGGGCGCTCGACCCATGGCACTCCTCTGTCGTTTGGCAATATGGCCACCACCATGATGGCCTGCCCTGACGGCGGTCAGTTGGAGCAGAGTTATTTGCAGACGCTGGGCAAGGTTGATGCCTACCGCATGGACGGCGACAAGCTCGCATTGCTGTCCGGGGGTGACATCGTCGCAACGTTCAGCCAGCAGTAG